One segment of Bradyrhizobium sp. CB2312 DNA contains the following:
- a CDS encoding GumC family protein: protein MTFGRRADPTSSGSTAASWQGRNSSNGEGRGAAARGMLTTAGALSFVRDNGRRILTLALAIFAFGVVVLLVIPVRYAATALVVVDPREQRVTTEQDVLPGIGQDSAALQSLVEVAKSDGFLKPLLEQLRIGDDEDISGGHTDPARLLERFRNRLDISRRGLTYVIAFRFTSNRPDRAAYYANAIAEAFVASQKSIRTEATDEAADWLSSRLKTLNDRLKVSEDAVAAFKLEHRIVNAGKDSTTQQLRVTELSQQVAAARARTEEAKARFEQAQRDLKGNVESPVKQDLLSALRAQRSALNDQIAQRRAVFGDRHPDLVMSYSQLNDLNRQIEVERAKGIDTAKSEYEAQRDQQKALESQMKAAESQLLVDGQALVKLQELQRDAEANRNIYEQFLSRSKTTNEQRLLQSSQTKIASSAVPPLRSTLPPLPLLLAALAIGSLLTSTAIVAATARGSDKPVSDVRAREVEPAERQAGAWSRPPVWARVPALMSGEGPRNIWQGPLSATAELDLGPYLQPLLERLEKSPGPRGKVALVMSVGKRAGGNTVARSLNRWAVNRGKLSVLIRVEPDLGGARPANAKAQADGMTTTADVRSVDELLGAGKQPNATPADDIRSEFDLIVVHATSLALQPEAAALAAHADLVVLVAREDAVDSAAMRRATAALSRFGGVPTGIVVNHVPADPSAPRRGEVLGLAG, encoded by the coding sequence ATGACGTTCGGTCGCCGCGCAGACCCGACCAGTTCCGGATCGACCGCCGCGTCGTGGCAGGGCCGGAATTCTTCGAACGGCGAGGGGCGCGGAGCCGCCGCGCGCGGTATGCTCACGACCGCCGGTGCGCTGTCCTTCGTCCGGGATAATGGTCGCCGCATCCTGACGCTTGCGCTCGCGATCTTCGCGTTCGGCGTCGTCGTTCTGCTCGTGATTCCGGTGCGATATGCCGCGACCGCCCTGGTCGTGGTCGATCCCCGCGAGCAGCGCGTGACCACCGAGCAGGACGTCCTGCCGGGCATCGGACAGGACAGCGCCGCGCTGCAAAGCCTGGTCGAAGTCGCCAAGTCCGACGGCTTTCTCAAGCCGCTGCTCGAGCAGCTCAGGATTGGCGACGACGAGGACATTTCCGGGGGACACACCGACCCCGCGCGCCTGCTCGAGCGATTCCGCAATCGTCTCGATATTTCCCGTCGCGGGCTGACCTACGTCATCGCCTTCCGCTTCACCTCGAACCGGCCGGACCGGGCGGCCTATTACGCCAATGCCATCGCCGAGGCGTTCGTCGCGAGCCAAAAAAGCATCCGCACCGAGGCGACCGACGAGGCCGCCGACTGGCTGAGCAGCCGGCTCAAGACGTTGAACGACCGGTTGAAGGTGTCGGAGGACGCGGTTGCCGCCTTCAAGCTCGAGCACAGGATCGTCAATGCCGGCAAGGATTCCACGACGCAGCAGCTGCGCGTGACCGAGCTGTCGCAGCAGGTCGCCGCTGCGCGTGCGCGGACCGAAGAGGCCAAAGCCCGCTTTGAGCAGGCGCAGCGCGACCTCAAGGGCAATGTCGAAAGTCCCGTGAAGCAGGATCTGCTGAGCGCGCTGCGCGCCCAGCGCTCGGCGCTCAACGATCAGATCGCGCAGAGGCGGGCCGTGTTCGGTGACCGCCATCCCGACCTCGTGATGTCGTACAGCCAGCTGAACGATCTCAACAGACAGATCGAGGTGGAACGGGCCAAGGGCATCGACACCGCAAAGTCGGAATATGAAGCGCAGCGCGATCAGCAGAAGGCCCTGGAAAGCCAGATGAAGGCGGCTGAGTCGCAACTGCTGGTCGACGGTCAGGCGCTGGTGAAGCTCCAGGAGCTGCAGCGCGACGCCGAGGCCAACAGGAACATCTACGAGCAGTTTCTGTCGCGCTCCAAGACCACGAACGAGCAGCGCCTGTTGCAGAGCTCGCAGACCAAGATTGCCTCATCCGCCGTTCCGCCGCTGCGCTCGACGCTTCCGCCGCTGCCCTTGCTGCTCGCCGCGCTCGCGATCGGCTCGCTGCTGACATCGACGGCCATTGTCGCCGCGACGGCACGCGGATCGGACAAACCCGTTTCGGACGTTCGCGCGCGCGAGGTCGAACCGGCTGAGCGCCAGGCGGGGGCTTGGTCACGCCCGCCGGTATGGGCCCGCGTTCCCGCGCTGATGTCGGGCGAAGGCCCCAGAAACATCTGGCAAGGTCCGCTGTCCGCAACCGCCGAGCTCGACCTCGGTCCCTATCTCCAGCCGCTGCTCGAGCGGCTGGAGAAGTCACCGGGACCGCGGGGCAAGGTCGCGCTCGTGATGTCGGTCGGCAAGCGCGCCGGCGGCAACACCGTCGCGCGCTCGCTGAACCGGTGGGCGGTGAACCGCGGGAAGCTGAGCGTCCTGATCCGGGTCGAGCCGGATCTCGGCGGTGCCCGTCCTGCCAACGCCAAAGCGCAAGCCGACGGCATGACCACCACGGCGGATGTCCGCAGCGTCGACGAGCTTCTCGGCGCCGGCAAGCAGCCCAATGCGACGCCCGCGGACGATATTCGCTCCGAGTTCGATCTGATCGTCGTTCACGCGACGTCGCTGGCGTTGCAGCCGGAGGCGGCAGCTCTGGCCGCGCATGCCGATCTCGTCGTTCTGGTCGCGCGCGAGGACGCTGTGGACTCAGCGGCGATGCGCAGGGCAACGGCTGCGCTTTCCCGGTTCGGCGGTGTGCCGACCGGGATCGTCGTCAATCACGTGCCCGCCGATCCCTCGGCGCCGCGCCGGGGCGAAGTGCTGGGTCTGGCCGGCTGA
- a CDS encoding glycosyltransferase family 4 protein, with product MLHYQPGTELGEAPRLPSTAAALARPDGGAAKPRVLLVQTQAENAGAQEISRLLGAGLTARGYRVTNLFFFRKSDSFDEPPDTLYCASRRPGDPLALLRMLWTLGRHIRTIRPDAVLTFQHFGNVIGAGVTRLVGRAPVVANQVSSALSMSWPVRTADVAMGSLGFFDCITLNSKDMEREYSRYPAAYRSRMVHVPHGFDDKALTLSKQAARQKFSLPPNRTLLGCAARLHPHKRLDAAIRLLPDQPSWHLALAGQGADEARLRQLADELKVSDRLHLLGEIPPRRMAEFLACLDVFVFPTQAETFGLAAVEAANAGVPSVVTDLPVLREVLSFEGKPTALFVDATDHAQLSAAVSRLLNDQALSDELRHNGKGLKSRYSVDAMVEEYVRILGQVI from the coding sequence GTGCTCCATTACCAGCCAGGCACAGAACTGGGCGAGGCACCGAGGCTGCCGTCGACCGCGGCAGCACTGGCAAGGCCGGACGGTGGCGCAGCGAAGCCGCGTGTGCTTCTCGTGCAGACCCAGGCCGAGAACGCGGGTGCGCAGGAGATCTCCAGGCTCCTCGGCGCCGGGCTGACCGCGCGCGGCTACCGCGTCACCAACCTGTTCTTCTTCCGCAAGTCGGATTCGTTCGACGAGCCCCCCGATACGCTCTATTGCGCCTCGCGCCGCCCCGGCGATCCGCTGGCGCTGCTGCGCATGCTGTGGACGCTCGGCCGTCATATCAGGACCATCCGGCCCGATGCCGTCCTGACCTTCCAGCATTTCGGCAACGTCATCGGCGCGGGCGTGACGCGCCTCGTCGGCCGCGCGCCCGTCGTCGCCAATCAGGTGTCGTCCGCACTGTCGATGAGCTGGCCGGTCCGCACCGCCGACGTCGCCATGGGCAGCCTCGGCTTCTTCGACTGCATCACGCTCAACTCGAAGGACATGGAGCGCGAATATTCGCGCTACCCCGCGGCCTACCGCTCGCGCATGGTGCATGTCCCCCACGGCTTCGACGACAAGGCGCTCACCTTGTCAAAGCAGGCTGCGCGGCAGAAATTCAGTTTGCCGCCGAACCGTACATTGCTCGGCTGCGCAGCGCGGCTGCATCCGCACAAACGGCTCGATGCGGCGATACGCCTCCTTCCCGATCAGCCATCCTGGCACCTCGCCCTCGCCGGCCAGGGCGCCGACGAGGCGCGGCTGAGGCAGCTCGCGGATGAGCTGAAAGTATCGGACCGGTTGCATCTGCTCGGCGAAATCCCGCCGCGCCGGATGGCAGAGTTCCTCGCTTGTCTCGACGTGTTCGTATTTCCGACGCAGGCCGAGACCTTCGGCCTTGCCGCGGTCGAGGCCGCGAATGCCGGTGTTCCCTCCGTCGTCACCGATCTTCCCGTGCTGCGCGAGGTGCTCTCCTTCGAAGGCAAGCCGACAGCCCTGTTCGTCGACGCCACCGATCATGCGCAGCTGTCGGCTGCCGTCTCCAGGCTCCTGAATGACCAGGCATTGAGCGACGAGCTGCGACACAACGGCAAGGGCCTGAAGTCCCGCTATTCGGTCGATGCGATGGTGGAGGAATACGTTCGAATTCTCGGCCAGGTCATCTGA